In one Ornithinimicrobium pratense genomic region, the following are encoded:
- a CDS encoding lytic transglycosylase domain-containing protein has translation MNDAHSVEPTSQRSRRVSPVATALTATIAAGSLALATYAVTSTAVAPAVDRTAGLEASVSQVAPNVAADAVAALSQTVATDASGVFAEARAMRAEQAGEAFGASLGLRGEGVSAVQAQNEAIRERKAQEAAAERAAEQEAAAEQAAAERAVAEEAAAEQAAAERAVAEEAAAEQAAAERAAAEQAAARDAQRPPAPQPAPQPAPQPAPQPAPQPAPQPAPQPAPQPAPQPEPPAPAPPSNPGGNRGVAQGMLGSYGWGMDQWSCLDSLWQKESGWSHTATNPSSGAYGIPQSLPASKMASAGADWQTNPATQIAWGLGYIQGRYGSPCSAWAHSQAHNWY, from the coding sequence ATGAACGATGCCCATTCCGTTGAGCCCACCAGTCAGCGCTCTCGCCGCGTGTCCCCCGTGGCCACCGCGCTGACCGCGACCATCGCCGCCGGCTCACTGGCGCTGGCCACCTACGCCGTCACCTCGACCGCGGTGGCCCCCGCCGTGGACCGCACCGCAGGTCTTGAGGCCAGCGTCAGCCAGGTCGCCCCGAACGTGGCTGCCGACGCGGTCGCCGCGCTCAGCCAGACCGTCGCCACCGACGCCTCCGGGGTATTCGCTGAGGCGCGTGCGATGCGGGCGGAGCAGGCCGGCGAGGCCTTCGGTGCCTCCCTGGGGCTGCGCGGTGAGGGTGTCTCCGCCGTCCAGGCCCAGAACGAGGCCATCCGCGAGCGCAAGGCTCAGGAGGCCGCGGCTGAGCGCGCTGCCGAGCAGGAGGCAGCTGCCGAGCAGGCTGCGGCTGAGCGCGCTGTTGCTGAGGAGGCTGCTGCCGAGCAGGCTGCGGCTGAGCGCGCTGTTGCTGAGGAGGCTGCTGCCGAGCAGGCTGCGGCTGAGCGCGCTGCGGCCGAGCAGGCCGCTGCCCGCGACGCCCAGCGTCCGCCCGCACCACAACCGGCTCCCCAGCCGGCGCCCCAGCCCGCTCCGCAGCCGGCGCCGCAGCCCGCTCCGCAGCCGGCGCCCCAGCCCGCCCCGCAGCCGGCGCCCCAGCCCGAGCCCCCGGCACCGGCCCCGCCCTCGAACCCGGGCGGCAACCGCGGCGTCGCCCAGGGCATGCTCGGCAGCTACGGCTGGGGCATGGACCAGTGGAGCTGCCTGGACTCGCTGTGGCAGAAGGAGTCCGGCTGGAGCCACACGGCCACCAACCCCAGCTCCGGTGCCTACGGCATCCCGCAGTCGCTGCCGGCCAGCAAGATGGCCTCCGCCGGAGCCGACTGGCAGACCAACCCCGCCACCCAGATCGCCTGGGGCCTGGGCTACATCCAGGGTCGCTACGGCAGCCCGTGCAGCGCCTGGGCGCACTCGCAGGCCCACAACTGGTACTGA
- the mca gene encoding mycothiol conjugate amidase Mca has translation MAVHAHPDDESSKGAATTARYVAEGVQVRVVSCTGGERGDILNDKLKGDPQIQRDISHVRREEMAAAAEILGVSHTWLGFVDSGLPEGDPLPPLPEGCFALEPLGVTTEALVRVIREFRPHVLTTYDENGGYPHPDHVMTHTVTMAAFEAAGDPTAYPHAGEPWQPLKVYYNSWSPERMERIDEAMVQAGHEAPFADWRANLARRPRRVVSTRVPCGEHFPVRDDALRAHATQVDPDGFWFRVPMEIQQRVWPTEDFELARSLVEAHLPEEDLFAGLRELADAGELDEVCRRRHERDEHGALVVQHRGAPPLPPEGKDESRSTEPVDGDGDGTDEMREKEGHSE, from the coding sequence ATGGCCGTGCACGCCCATCCCGACGACGAGTCCAGCAAGGGTGCGGCCACCACGGCCCGCTACGTCGCCGAAGGTGTGCAGGTCCGCGTGGTGTCATGCACCGGGGGAGAGCGTGGGGACATCCTCAACGACAAGCTCAAGGGTGACCCGCAGATCCAGCGGGACATCAGCCACGTCCGCCGGGAGGAGATGGCGGCGGCCGCCGAGATCCTCGGGGTGAGCCACACCTGGCTGGGCTTCGTCGACTCGGGCCTGCCCGAGGGTGACCCGCTGCCCCCGCTGCCGGAGGGTTGCTTCGCGCTGGAGCCGCTGGGGGTCACCACCGAGGCCCTGGTCCGGGTGATCCGCGAGTTCCGCCCGCACGTGCTGACCACCTACGACGAGAACGGCGGCTACCCGCACCCCGACCACGTCATGACCCACACGGTGACGATGGCGGCGTTTGAGGCGGCCGGTGACCCGACGGCATACCCCCACGCCGGTGAGCCGTGGCAGCCGCTGAAGGTCTACTACAACAGTTGGTCGCCCGAGCGCATGGAGCGCATCGACGAGGCGATGGTGCAGGCGGGGCACGAGGCGCCCTTCGCCGACTGGCGCGCCAACCTGGCCCGTCGCCCCCGCCGCGTGGTGAGCACCCGGGTGCCCTGCGGTGAGCACTTCCCGGTCCGGGACGACGCCCTGCGGGCGCATGCCACCCAGGTAGACCCGGACGGCTTCTGGTTCCGCGTGCCGATGGAGATCCAGCAGCGGGTCTGGCCCACCGAGGACTTCGAGTTGGCCCGCTCCCTAGTCGAGGCGCACCTGCCCGAGGAGGACCTGTTCGCCGGGCTGCGCGAGCTCGCCGACGCGGGCGAGCTGGACGAGGTATGCCGTCGCCGCCACGAGCGCGACGAGCACGGTGCCCTCGTGGTGCAGCATCGCGGCGCACCGCCCCTGCCCCCGGAGGGCAAGGACGAGTCGCGCTCCACCGAGCCGGTCGACGGTGACGGCGACGGCACGGACGAGATGCGCGAGAAGGAAGGCCACTCCGAATGA
- a CDS encoding HAMP domain-containing protein — MIVDLTLTAASGADEESTTTVPTPQNPAPGMSDESTAVTAGLGGFLVVFAMGLAVWVLGRDLTRRLRRMNRAEQQRADGQQDSAKDTAAAASQRRPSEPVDRDPLA, encoded by the coding sequence ATGATCGTCGACCTGACCCTCACCGCCGCGTCCGGGGCCGATGAAGAGTCGACCACGACTGTGCCGACGCCGCAGAACCCGGCACCGGGGATGTCCGACGAATCCACCGCGGTCACCGCGGGCTTGGGCGGCTTTCTCGTCGTCTTCGCGATGGGACTGGCCGTGTGGGTGCTCGGCCGCGACTTGACCCGGCGGCTGCGGCGGATGAACCGCGCGGAGCAGCAGCGGGCCGACGGGCAGCAGGACTCGGCGAAGGACACAGCCGCCGCGGCAAGCCAGCGTCGCCCGTCAGAGCCGGTGGACAGGGACCCGCTCGCCTAG
- a CDS encoding PhoH family protein, which translates to MTTSPQSRVIQNLSQDGFGLHALPDTGRKTYVLDTSVLLSDPHALLRFAEHAVVLPVVVITELEAKRHHPELGYFARQALRMLDDLRVQHGTLSEPVPVGQAGGSVHVELNHTDPTSLPAGFRLGDNDTRILAVAKNLSAEGHDVCVVSKDLPMRVKASAVGLDAEEYRAELAVDSGWTGMSELEVGDEQMQQLYQTGRLEHPAVRDLLTHTGLTVLGPSGSALGRVGADHTVRLVRGDRDAFGLHGRSAEQRIALDLLLDPDVGIVSLGGRAGTGKSALALCAGLEAVMERRQHRKVIVFRPLYAVGGQELGYLPGSENDKMGPWAQAVFDTLGAVVSTEVVEEILDRDMLEVLPLTHIRGRSLHDAFVIVDEAQSLERNVLLTVLSRIGQSSRVVLTHDVAQRDNLRVGRHDGVAAVIEALKGHPLFAHVTLTRSERSPIAALVTEMLEGQHGLL; encoded by the coding sequence ATGACCACCAGCCCCCAGAGCCGCGTGATCCAGAACCTCTCGCAGGACGGGTTCGGCCTGCACGCACTGCCTGACACCGGACGCAAGACCTACGTGCTAGACACCTCGGTCCTCCTGTCCGACCCGCACGCCCTCCTGAGGTTCGCCGAGCACGCCGTCGTGCTCCCGGTCGTGGTCATCACCGAACTGGAGGCCAAGCGGCACCACCCCGAGCTCGGCTACTTCGCCCGGCAGGCGCTACGGATGCTCGACGACCTGCGCGTCCAGCACGGCACCCTCAGCGAGCCGGTGCCGGTGGGCCAGGCGGGCGGCAGCGTCCACGTCGAGCTCAACCACACCGACCCGACGTCCCTGCCGGCGGGCTTCCGCCTCGGCGACAACGACACCCGCATCCTCGCGGTGGCCAAGAACCTGTCGGCCGAGGGCCACGACGTGTGCGTGGTGAGCAAGGATCTGCCGATGCGGGTCAAGGCCTCGGCGGTGGGCCTGGACGCCGAGGAGTACCGCGCCGAGCTAGCGGTGGACAGCGGCTGGACCGGCATGTCCGAGCTCGAGGTCGGCGACGAGCAGATGCAGCAGCTCTACCAGACCGGGCGGCTGGAGCACCCGGCCGTTCGGGACCTTCTGACCCACACCGGCCTCACCGTGCTGGGCCCCTCCGGCAGCGCCTTGGGGCGGGTCGGGGCCGACCACACCGTGCGGCTGGTCCGGGGGGACCGGGACGCCTTCGGTCTGCACGGTCGGTCGGCCGAGCAGCGGATCGCCCTGGACCTGCTGCTCGACCCCGACGTGGGGATCGTCAGCCTGGGCGGGCGGGCCGGCACCGGCAAGAGCGCCCTGGCGCTGTGCGCCGGTCTGGAGGCCGTCATGGAGCGGCGCCAGCACCGCAAGGTCATCGTCTTCCGCCCCCTGTATGCCGTGGGCGGCCAGGAGCTCGGGTACTTGCCCGGCTCCGAGAACGACAAGATGGGCCCCTGGGCGCAGGCCGTCTTCGACACCCTGGGGGCGGTGGTCTCCACCGAGGTGGTGGAGGAGATCCTCGACCGGGACATGCTCGAGGTGCTCCCGTTGACCCACATCCGGGGTCGCTCCCTGCACGATGCCTTCGTCATCGTCGACGAGGCACAGAGCCTGGAGCGCAATGTGCTGCTCACTGTGCTGTCCCGGATCGGGCAGAGCTCCCGGGTGGTGCTCACCCACGACGTGGCCCAGCGCGACAACCTGCGGGTCGGTCGGCACGACGGGGTCGCGGCGGTGATCGAGGCGCTCAAGGGTCACCCGCTCTTCGCCCACGTCACCCTGACCCGCAGCGAGCGCAGCCCGATCGCGGCCCTGGTCACCGAGATGCTGGAGGGTCAGCACGGGCTGTTGTAA
- a CDS encoding DUF4307 domain-containing protein, with product MTTPPPTEHHQRSDEADPVVDWDAEEEAVEAARPARQPNARRWWIFGGTAVAIMVVMAVIWGLSATVGRVHWTYTGHDLVAEDQVDVRLDLQRDPERAVTCRIEARDERNAVVGRADVEIGPAQSSPSRHVLSVRSASPPRTGYVDACWYSDEPPRR from the coding sequence GTGACCACCCCACCCCCCACCGAGCACCATCAGCGCAGCGACGAGGCCGACCCGGTCGTGGACTGGGACGCCGAGGAGGAGGCGGTCGAGGCCGCCCGCCCTGCGCGGCAGCCGAACGCCCGTCGCTGGTGGATCTTCGGCGGCACTGCGGTGGCGATCATGGTGGTGATGGCCGTCATCTGGGGCCTGTCCGCGACGGTGGGGCGGGTGCACTGGACCTACACCGGGCATGACCTCGTGGCCGAGGACCAGGTCGACGTGCGGCTGGACCTGCAGCGGGATCCCGAGCGGGCGGTGACCTGCCGGATCGAGGCCCGCGACGAGCGCAACGCCGTCGTCGGGCGGGCAGACGTCGAGATCGGGCCCGCGCAGAGCTCACCCAGCCGGCACGTGCTCAGCGTGCGCTCGGCGTCCCCGCCGCGGACCGGCTACGTCGACGCCTGCTGGTACTCCGACGAGCCGCCGCGTCGCTAG